One genomic region from Haloplasma contractile SSD-17B encodes:
- the dcm gene encoding DNA (cytosine-5-)-methyltransferase has translation MKKTMIELFAGVGGFRIGLEANGFETVWANQWEPSTKMQHAYEVYTANFGEENASNVDINEVNKEKIPDHTLLVGGFPCQDYSVARTKAQGIQGKKGVLWWNISEILKEKRPKFVLLENVDRLIKSPSDQRGRDFGIMLRSFLDYGYSIEWRVINAAEYGFAQRRRRVFMFAAHESTTYYKSIQEKNHNDILFRDGFFADQFKIDSDYESKKKVVNISISPNMYADLVEVSDNFKSKFHNTGFMINGKVTSIDTKPVEHEIYPLRKILEKSVNENLYIDKNEKKLDRFKYMKGSKREKRVDKNGYEYYYSEGGMSFPDPLDRPARTILTSESSVNRSTHVVEDPETKRLRLLSPVECERLNGFPDDWTNPKNCNITITERKRYFFMGNALVVSLVKKMGITLNNIIDNEEYEENFTILSKDDETSDEKVG, from the coding sequence ATGAAGAAGACAATGATCGAACTATTTGCTGGTGTTGGAGGATTCCGTATTGGTTTAGAGGCAAATGGCTTTGAAACAGTATGGGCCAATCAATGGGAACCATCTACAAAAATGCAACATGCATATGAAGTATACACAGCAAATTTTGGTGAAGAAAATGCATCTAATGTTGATATAAATGAAGTAAATAAAGAAAAAATACCTGATCACACTCTTTTAGTAGGAGGATTTCCCTGCCAGGATTACTCTGTCGCTAGAACAAAAGCACAGGGTATTCAAGGTAAAAAAGGAGTTCTTTGGTGGAATATATCTGAGATACTAAAGGAGAAGCGACCAAAATTTGTGCTCCTCGAGAATGTTGATCGTTTAATTAAGTCACCATCAGATCAACGTGGTAGAGACTTCGGAATCATGCTTAGAAGTTTCCTAGACTATGGTTATTCAATCGAGTGGCGTGTAATTAATGCTGCAGAGTACGGATTTGCTCAAAGAAGAAGACGTGTGTTTATGTTTGCTGCACATGAATCAACAACCTACTATAAATCAATACAAGAGAAAAATCATAATGATATCTTATTTAGAGATGGATTTTTCGCTGATCAATTCAAGATAGACTCAGACTATGAATCAAAGAAAAAGGTAGTTAATATAAGCATATCACCTAATATGTATGCTGATTTAGTCGAAGTATCTGATAATTTTAAATCTAAGTTTCATAATACTGGTTTCATGATTAATGGTAAAGTTACCTCTATTGATACTAAACCAGTTGAACATGAGATATACCCATTAAGAAAAATTCTTGAAAAGTCCGTTAATGAAAACTTATATATTGACAAAAACGAAAAAAAATTAGACCGATTTAAATACATGAAAGGTTCAAAGCGAGAAAAAAGAGTTGATAAAAATGGTTATGAGTACTATTACTCAGAAGGTGGTATGTCATTCCCAGACCCTCTTGATCGACCAGCTAGAACAATTTTAACGAGTGAGTCTTCAGTCAATAGAAGTACACACGTAGTAGAGGACCCTGAAACAAAGCGTCTACGACTGTTAAGTCCAGTAGAGTGCGAACGATTAAACGGATTCCCAGATGATTGGACAAACCCAAAAAACTGCAATATAACTATTACAGAACGTAAACGTTACTTCTTCATGGGGAATGCATTAGTTGTTAGCTTAGTTAAGAAAATGGGAATTACTCTTAATAACATTATTGATAATGAAGAATATGAAGAAAACTTTACTATCCTTAGTAAGGATGATGAAACAAGCGATGAAAAAGTAGGATAG
- a CDS encoding HNH endonuclease, with protein sequence MYEDFKVGFKTTDKELNKKYGFIPTKGIKTKRIDSNSKNKLEAVVLINNIIKSVYPNHINQATGYVEYVGYGENNQEFIRENKSLNEVYDYDVPVYLFECVIEGELNYVGKLNPVKQPYYSEAPNMNNEMRKIIKFPFMIKGYSYENYIDKNSFKEDVDTTKSEHKKNTNTTAVNGYIEAKIAARNPYVQRKFRNSLLNEFNSKCAICDINEKNLLIASHIVPYTKCKDVDEMINSNNGLLLCANHDALFDKNLISFNEYGKIEITGNKYLSTALHELLHIAEDTEIEDLHLNEERKSFLQRHKVK encoded by the coding sequence ATGTATGAAGATTTTAAGGTAGGCTTTAAAACAACAGATAAAGAGCTTAATAAGAAATATGGCTTCATTCCAACTAAAGGAATTAAAACTAAGAGAATTGATAGTAATTCAAAAAACAAACTAGAAGCCGTTGTATTAATTAATAATATAATAAAAAGTGTATATCCAAATCATATCAATCAGGCAACTGGATATGTTGAGTATGTAGGTTATGGGGAAAATAATCAAGAGTTTATAAGGGAAAATAAATCATTAAACGAGGTATACGATTATGATGTACCAGTCTATTTATTCGAATGTGTTATTGAAGGAGAACTAAATTATGTAGGAAAACTAAATCCAGTAAAACAACCCTACTATTCTGAGGCTCCTAACATGAACAATGAGATGAGAAAGATTATTAAATTTCCATTTATGATTAAAGGCTATTCATATGAAAATTATATTGATAAAAACTCATTCAAAGAAGATGTAGATACAACTAAGAGTGAGCATAAGAAAAATACAAATACAACCGCTGTGAATGGTTATATTGAGGCAAAAATTGCGGCTAGAAATCCTTATGTACAGAGAAAATTTAGAAATAGTTTATTGAATGAGTTTAATTCAAAATGTGCAATATGTGATATTAATGAGAAAAACTTATTAATTGCGAGTCATATAGTACCGTATACCAAATGTAAAGATGTCGATGAAATGATTAATTCAAATAATGGCCTGCTATTATGTGCTAATCATGATGCTTTATTTGACAAAAACTTAATTTCTTTCAATGAGTATGGTAAAATAGAAATTACTGGAAACAAATATTTATCTACCGCATTACATGAATTACTACATATAGCGGAAGATACAGAAATAGAAGATTTACATTTAAATGAAGAGAGAAAAAGTTTTTTACAAAGACATAAAGTTAAATAA
- a CDS encoding DUF2779 domain-containing protein: MKSIKVKESNFLDLTRCKNYILFNNTKKIISKPDEYAKLMHRYKQEIDSYALDYITETYKCTTKYFMSDTINTTFNNVSIRCNVNMHHITDDGVLRIFHLVSSTDSEFMKLNFKCKEKEKKILIFDTIDHTLVLKDTLAGFKYSDFIPEVKYEKQRSKLLDQYQATGRMATILAYKRNVIEEYLKNNDQYDKVNDIEYYVVALNNSYTYDRTVVNENKVYGTDSNGNELFTIIDLTKITEELQPKIEANLNEIRVNGNITSKDPVNYSEHCGYKKIYKCEFCSECWPQLHHANTLYSYIDYQHGFKNRAGNKYNVYDLINDGKFTMLDIPSTWLHRRNNQIQRDVVEREVPYVHVDKIKKAIALLTYPIYHLDFETFPCPLPRFKGESPYTQSVFQFSLHIEENPDSDLVHVDYLADDHTDHRENIIKLLINHIDVNSNGTILAYNKSFEKGVLDQLASVFPEYSSELNKMSGMLFDLIDIVKTNQALYKELGFSDEDAKTVNYYHPDLNGSYSIKAVLPLFSNLSYKDLQVQNGMEAVIAYANFEKLSDQEKAEKLKELCKYCKQDTFAMVEVLWGLKGLVK, encoded by the coding sequence ATGAAGTCAATTAAAGTAAAAGAGTCAAATTTTTTAGATCTAACACGTTGCAAAAACTATATCTTATTTAATAATACAAAAAAGATTATTAGTAAACCAGATGAATATGCTAAACTCATGCACCGTTACAAGCAAGAGATTGATTCTTATGCTCTAGACTATATAACGGAAACGTATAAATGCACCACTAAGTATTTTATGTCAGATACAATCAACACCACATTTAATAATGTATCAATTAGATGTAATGTGAACATGCATCATATAACAGATGACGGTGTATTAAGAATTTTTCATCTAGTCAGCTCAACAGATAGTGAATTTATGAAACTAAATTTTAAATGTAAAGAGAAAGAAAAGAAGATCTTAATCTTTGACACGATTGATCATACCTTAGTACTTAAGGATACACTAGCGGGGTTTAAATATAGTGATTTTATCCCCGAAGTAAAATACGAGAAACAACGATCCAAGTTATTGGATCAATATCAAGCAACAGGTAGAATGGCAACTATTCTTGCCTACAAGAGAAACGTTATAGAAGAGTACTTGAAGAATAACGACCAATATGACAAAGTAAACGATATTGAATATTATGTAGTTGCACTTAATAACAGTTATACCTATGATAGGACAGTGGTAAATGAAAATAAAGTATATGGAACGGACTCAAATGGTAATGAACTGTTTACGATTATTGATTTAACCAAAATTACAGAAGAGTTACAACCTAAAATTGAAGCTAATTTAAATGAGATACGAGTAAATGGTAACATTACTTCAAAAGACCCAGTTAACTATAGTGAACATTGCGGGTACAAGAAGATATACAAGTGTGAATTCTGTAGTGAATGCTGGCCACAATTACATCATGCAAATACGTTATACTCCTATATAGATTATCAACATGGGTTTAAAAATCGCGCAGGTAATAAGTATAACGTATACGATCTTATAAATGATGGTAAGTTTACTATGCTTGATATACCAAGTACGTGGTTACATAGGAGAAATAATCAAATACAGCGGGATGTTGTTGAGCGTGAAGTGCCCTATGTACATGTAGATAAAATAAAAAAAGCAATCGCTTTATTGACGTATCCAATATACCATTTAGACTTTGAAACTTTTCCTTGCCCATTACCACGATTTAAGGGTGAGAGTCCTTATACGCAAAGTGTGTTTCAATTCTCATTACATATAGAGGAGAATCCAGATAGCGACTTGGTTCATGTCGATTATCTAGCTGATGATCATACGGATCATAGAGAGAACATAATAAAATTATTAATAAACCATATTGATGTAAATTCTAATGGCACAATACTTGCGTACAATAAATCATTTGAAAAGGGAGTTCTAGATCAATTAGCTTCCGTATTCCCAGAGTACTCATCAGAATTGAATAAAATGAGTGGTATGCTGTTTGATCTTATAGATATTGTTAAAACCAATCAAGCCTTATATAAAGAACTTGGATTCAGTGATGAAGACGCGAAAACAGTTAATTATTATCACCCAGACTTAAACGGATCGTATTCGATTAAAGCTGTTTTACCTTTATTCTCAAACTTATCGTATAAAGATTTACAAGTACAAAATGGAATGGAAGCTGTTATTGCCTACGCTAATTTTGAGAAGTTGAGTGATCAAGAGAAAGCAGAGAAGCTAAAAGAACTTTGTAAGTATTGTAAGCAGGATACGTTTGCTATGGTTGAGGTGTTGTGGGGGTTGAAGGGGTTAGTGAAGTAA
- a CDS encoding GNAT family N-acetyltransferase, with amino-acid sequence MNTYISIVSAVIAFMSVGISLYLYRQSRRDTSYLDIDKHYLDLLKIGLDYPDLREYTKTSLFYKLDDEDDYKKRYNIYAYMCWNLVETIYDRQKDRKGQFKLSETWLPVMLEENRLHYTWYKHNIRLFKAEFQRFVTGELNDITIVKGDIEDLKRLYTNFERDFPQNERKSLEHLQMLMQKKKYKLLLAKHRVFNEVIGYALIYKVEELKILWLDYMAIDEIYQNAGYGTLLFNKILNSEKKGLVGMFLEVEIPDANNPELCKEQERRIKFYERLGSKRLTINYELPTNEGGVPLHLYFKPTSNIRVLPKDQIKDVISSTFNYIHTDVKNRDAIFSRFDESISDEYFE; translated from the coding sequence ATGAATACATATATTTCGATTGTTTCTGCCGTAATTGCGTTTATGTCAGTAGGTATTTCACTCTATCTATATCGTCAATCAAGACGCGATACGTCCTATTTAGATATCGATAAGCACTATTTAGATCTGCTTAAGATTGGGTTAGATTACCCAGATTTACGTGAGTATACAAAAACGTCATTGTTTTATAAACTTGATGATGAAGATGATTACAAAAAGCGCTACAATATTTATGCCTATATGTGCTGGAATCTTGTTGAAACGATTTATGACCGTCAAAAAGACCGAAAAGGTCAGTTCAAGTTATCGGAAACCTGGCTACCTGTTATGTTAGAAGAAAATAGGCTACACTATACCTGGTATAAGCATAATATACGACTATTTAAAGCAGAGTTTCAACGCTTTGTAACAGGTGAGTTAAATGACATTACGATTGTTAAAGGGGATATCGAGGATTTAAAACGATTATATACGAATTTTGAACGCGATTTTCCTCAAAATGAACGTAAGTCACTCGAACATTTACAGATGTTAATGCAAAAAAAGAAATATAAATTACTACTTGCTAAACACCGTGTCTTTAATGAAGTCATCGGGTATGCACTGATTTATAAGGTCGAAGAATTAAAGATTCTGTGGTTAGACTATATGGCAATCGATGAAATTTATCAAAATGCAGGTTACGGTACGTTGTTGTTCAATAAAATCCTGAACTCAGAGAAAAAAGGATTAGTAGGAATGTTCTTAGAGGTAGAAATACCAGATGCTAATAACCCTGAATTGTGTAAAGAACAAGAACGTCGAATTAAATTTTATGAGCGACTAGGTTCAAAACGATTAACTATTAACTATGAATTACCAACGAATGAAGGTGGGGTACCTTTACACCTATACTTTAAACCAACCTCTAACATTAGAGTGTTACCAAAAGATCAAATCAAAGATGTTATATCTTCAACATTTAATTATATCCATACCGATGTCAAAAATAGAGATGCTATATTCTCACGGTTTGATGAATCGATTAGTGATGAGTATTTTGAATAG